A window from Centropristis striata isolate RG_2023a ecotype Rhode Island chromosome 4, C.striata_1.0, whole genome shotgun sequence encodes these proteins:
- the si:ch211-105f12.2 gene encoding RIMS-binding protein 2-like — MKGSVQQAAARGCSLRAGDPAACHFSLSISVTPSLKHTDEIRIATPDDLREWELETASQVSIPTIRVFVALYPYNPAAMSPNYETAAEELPFVPGQIIKVFGDKDCDGFYHGESGGLSGYVPSNMVAEIPVDDEYLKQLLMQQGFIPVDRSGMSLTPELMDEASISDDIVVRRMVALFDYDPWENSPNMDSEDELGFRSGDIIYVLGDMDQDGFYYGDLHGRRGLVPSNYLEPLPWN, encoded by the exons ATGAAAGGTTCAGTGCAGCAAGCTGCAGCAAGAGGCTGCAGTCTGAGGGCGGGCGATCCAGCAGCTTGCCACTTCAGCTTATCAATCAGTGTGACTCCCAGTTTGAAACACACAG ATGAAATTAGGATTGCTACTCCAGACGACCTTAGAGAATGGGAGCTTGAGACTGCAAGCCAGGTGTCCATACCCACCATCCGCGTCTTTGTGGCTCTTTACCCGTACAACCCTGCTGCAATGTCCCCGAACTACGAGACGGCTGCAGAGGAGCTGCCTTTTGTGCCAGGCCAGATAATCAAG GTGTTTGGAGACAAAGATTGTGACGGTTTCTATCATGGGGAGTCCGGTGGTCTCTCGGGTTATGTGCCAAGTAACATGGTGGCTGAAATCCCCGTGGATGATGAGTACCTGAAGCAACTACTGATGCAGCAGGGATTCATCCCTGTGGATCGCTCAG GTATGTCTTTAACACCAGAACTGATGGATGAAGCCAGTATCTCTGATGACATCGTCGTTCGACGAATGGTGGCCTTATTTGACTACGACCCGTGGGAGAATTCACCCAACATGGACAGTGAA GATGAGCTCGGCTTTCGTTCTGGAGACATTATTTATGTGTTAGGTGACATGGATCAAGATGGATTTTACTAT GGTGATCTGCACGGACGGCGAGGTTTGGTTCCATCAAACTACCTGGAGCCGCTGCCCTGGAATTAA
- the ywhag2 gene encoding 14-3-3 protein gamma-B produces the protein MVDREQLVQKARLAEQAERYDDMAAAMKSVTELNEALSNEERNLLSVAYKNVVGARRSSWRVISSIEQKTSADGNEKKIEMVRAYREKIEKELEAVCQDVLNLLDNFLIKNCSETQHESKVFYLKMKGDYYRYLAEVATGEKRATVVESSEKAYNEAHEISKEHMQPTHPIRLGLALNYSVFYYEIQNAPEQACHLAKTAFDDAIAELDTLNEDSYKDSTLIMQLLRDNLTLWTSDQQDDEGGEGNN, from the exons atggttgaTCGCGAGCAGCTGGTGCAGAAAGCCAGGCTGGCTGAACAGGCTGAGAGATATGATGATATGGCAGCTGCAATGAAATCG GTAACAGAGCTGAACGAAGCCCTGTCCAACGAGGAGAGGAACCTCTTGTCTGTGGCCTACAAGAATGTGGTTGGCGCCCGCCGCTCCTCCTGGAGGGTGATCTCCAGCATTGAGCAGAAGACCTCAGCCGACGGCAATGAGAAGAAGATTGAGATGGTGAGAGCCTACAGGGAGAAGATTGAGAAGGAGCTGGAGGCCGTGTGCCAGGATGTGCTCAACCTTCTGGACAACTTCCTGATCAAGAACTGCAGCGAGACGCAGCACGAGAGCAAAGTGTTCTACTTGAAGATGAAGGGCGACTACTACCGGTACCTGGCCGAGGTCGCCACGGGGGAGAAGAGGGCCACCGTGGTGGAGTCGTCGGAGAAGGCCTACAACGAGGCCCACGAGATCAGCAAGGAGCACATGCAGCCCACCCACCCCATCCGCCTGGGCTTAGCTCTCAACTACTCTGTGTTTTACTACGAGATCCAGAACGCCCCGGAGCAGGCCTGTCATCTGGCCAAGACCGCCTTCGACGACGCCATCGCCGAGCTCGACACCCTCAACGAGGACTCCTACAAAGACTCCACTCTCATCATGCAGCTGCTCCGAGACAACTTGACACTGTGGACAAGTGACCAGCAGGATGACGAGGGAGGGGAGGGCAACAATTAA